In the genome of Bradyrhizobium sp. CIAT3101, one region contains:
- a CDS encoding DUF3606 domain-containing protein: MADDKTKRGGADRKLIALTEKYEVAYWSKKFKVTPAKLKYAVKKVGHSARKVEEYIKLQKHRAADKSRIALGEAYEVRYWSKKFKITPARLKAAVAAAGHSSKKVEAYLIAQKAAKKKKKKTAKKTARKKTSASRK, translated from the coding sequence ATGGCCGACGACAAGACCAAGCGGGGCGGAGCGGACCGCAAGCTGATTGCGCTCACTGAAAAATACGAAGTCGCCTACTGGTCGAAGAAATTCAAGGTGACGCCGGCCAAGCTGAAATACGCGGTCAAGAAGGTCGGCCACTCCGCGAGAAAGGTAGAAGAGTACATCAAGCTCCAGAAGCACCGCGCCGCTGACAAGAGCCGGATTGCCCTCGGCGAAGCCTATGAAGTCCGCTACTGGTCGAAGAAGTTCAAGATCACGCCGGCCAGGCTGAAGGCGGCCGTCGCGGCCGCAGGCCATTCTTCGAAGAAGGTCGAGGCGTATCTGATCGCCCAGAAGGCAGCGAAGAAGAAGAAGAAGAAGACCGCGAAGAAGACCGCCAGGAAGAAGACATCCGCTTCGCGGAAGTAG
- a CDS encoding ATP-binding protein yields the protein MSTAPDKWRPSLGLVIFAVLATVAVLPLVGLFFFRLYDNQLIRQTQAELIAQSRVLATIYAQEVEARLGSGLTLGPEVAPDVLPDPGDQFTPIRPALDLTANDLLRRRPDAQAAARPPQPAYVEIGAKLTPIIRETQKVTLAGFRILDPQGVVIAGRQEVGQSLAHIEEVSDALHGQYRATLRNRVPDKPPPPIYSFSRGLGVHVFSAMPVIVNNRVAGVIYTTRTPSNIFDHLYQERAKFVLAGLAVILGTIAIGLVFSRTITLPMRELIDRAARIGRGDREAFRPLRHYGTREFAQLSHSFLGMAEQLARRSDYIATFSAHLTHELKSPLTSIKGAAELLQDSFQGKPEGLTPAEQRTFIANILSDTQRLEAMAQRLRELARAESLPQNERTELAPVIADLRSRFPASAIEASGSLERPIGMSGEKALIVLSHLADNAIRHKAGIIRLEAVDERTTLRLTVSNDGEPISAPNRDRIFDAFFTTRRDQGGTGMGLAIARAVMASHGGSIRLKPTADGVAFELQFPAA from the coding sequence ATGAGTACGGCCCCTGACAAGTGGCGGCCGTCGCTCGGGCTCGTGATCTTCGCGGTGCTGGCGACTGTTGCCGTGCTGCCGCTGGTCGGCCTGTTCTTCTTCCGCCTCTATGACAACCAGCTGATCCGCCAGACCCAGGCGGAGCTGATCGCGCAGAGCCGCGTGCTCGCAACGATCTATGCGCAGGAGGTCGAGGCCCGGCTCGGCAGCGGCCTGACCCTCGGCCCCGAGGTAGCGCCGGACGTGCTGCCCGATCCCGGCGACCAGTTCACGCCGATCCGGCCCGCACTCGATCTCACCGCCAACGATCTGTTGCGGCGGCGGCCGGATGCGCAAGCGGCTGCGCGGCCGCCGCAGCCGGCTTACGTCGAGATCGGCGCCAAGCTGACGCCGATCATCCGCGAGACGCAGAAGGTGACATTGGCCGGCTTTCGCATCCTCGATCCGCAGGGCGTGGTGATCGCCGGGCGACAGGAGGTCGGGCAGTCGCTCGCCCATATCGAGGAGGTCTCTGACGCACTGCACGGCCAATACCGCGCCACCTTGCGCAACCGCGTGCCGGACAAGCCGCCGCCGCCGATCTATTCCTTCAGCCGCGGGCTTGGCGTGCACGTGTTCTCGGCGATGCCGGTGATCGTCAACAACCGCGTTGCCGGGGTGATCTATACCACGCGGACGCCGAGCAACATTTTCGACCATCTCTACCAGGAGCGCGCCAAATTCGTGCTGGCCGGGCTCGCCGTGATCCTCGGCACGATCGCGATTGGGCTGGTGTTCTCGCGCACCATCACGCTGCCGATGCGCGAGCTGATCGACCGCGCCGCCAGAATCGGCCGCGGCGACCGTGAGGCGTTCCGGCCACTCCGGCATTACGGCACACGCGAGTTTGCCCAGCTCTCGCACAGCTTTCTCGGCATGGCCGAGCAGCTGGCGCGGCGCTCCGATTACATCGCGACGTTCTCGGCCCATCTCACCCACGAGCTGAAATCGCCGCTGACCTCGATCAAGGGCGCGGCCGAGCTGTTGCAGGATTCATTTCAGGGCAAGCCCGAAGGCCTCACACCGGCCGAGCAACGGACCTTCATCGCCAACATCCTGTCCGACACCCAGCGGCTGGAGGCGATGGCGCAGCGGCTGCGCGAGCTCGCGCGGGCCGAAAGCCTGCCGCAGAACGAGCGGACGGAGCTGGCACCGGTGATCGCGGACCTCCGGAGCCGGTTTCCGGCAAGCGCGATCGAGGCCAGCGGCAGCCTCGAGCGGCCGATCGGCATGTCCGGCGAGAAGGCGCTGATCGTGCTGTCGCATCTCGCCGACAACGCGATCCGGCACAAGGCTGGGATCATCAGGCTGGAGGCGGTCGACGAGCGGACGACGCTGCGACTGACTGTGAGCAATGACGGCGAGCCGATCTCGGCGCCGAACCGCGACAGGATCTTTGACGCGTTCTTCACGACCCGCCGGGATCAGGGCGGCACCGGGATGGGGCTCGCGATCGCGCGGGCGGTGATGGCGAGCCATGGCGGCTCGATCAGGCTCAAGCCGACCGCCGACGGCGTGGCCTTCGAGCTGCAATTCCCTGCGGCCTAG
- a CDS encoding S53 family peptidase has protein sequence MSPSATPHMVELPNSVHQLPTGSKAMRRTNGQRWIELTLGVKRSADLPDLSDLDNKLPKARKYMTRDQLESRYGSDPKAIKSIEDFAKAHKLVVTRNEPAAARLGIAGTVDDVSDAFGVTLFDYSHPHLGDFHARTGPVHVPTEVSDAITGVFGLNNHRVLRRSRHSAQSAKPDFASSVRHWFVPTELGAIYKFPQVDASKQCIGLLEFGGGVETPDVAAYFAKIGVPAPSVAVIAVDGVSTDPAGDPDSTGEVMLDVDVAGALGGGAKIATYFSTFDEKGLVDCLAKVVSDSDNDPSVVSISWGWDENQSFNNAGVIWSPAAIDHCNHSFLAAAHLGITFCVSTGDDGSEAQMQDGRAHVNFPATSPYVLAVGGTSLHARANAKKQVQITETVWNDGPGSGTGGGVSDITPAPSWQKGIVPKSINPGHFAGRAIPDVAANADPATGYLTMSGGKLGIVGGTSASAPLWASLVARINAANGARSGNFNALLYSKFGPAGVLRDITVGNNDTDGLLGGQFKAGPGWDACTGWGVPDGGKLLAALQGGPTS, from the coding sequence ATGTCCCCTAGTGCAACACCCCACATGGTCGAACTTCCCAACTCCGTCCATCAACTGCCGACAGGCTCGAAGGCGATGCGCCGAACCAACGGCCAGCGCTGGATCGAGCTGACGCTCGGCGTGAAGCGCTCCGCCGATCTGCCCGACCTGTCCGATCTGGACAACAAGCTCCCCAAGGCGCGCAAATACATGACGCGCGACCAGCTCGAGAGCAGATACGGCTCCGATCCCAAGGCCATCAAGTCGATCGAGGATTTTGCCAAGGCGCACAAGCTCGTCGTCACCCGCAACGAGCCCGCCGCCGCACGGCTCGGCATCGCCGGCACGGTCGACGACGTCAGCGATGCCTTCGGCGTCACGCTGTTCGACTATTCGCATCCGCATCTCGGCGACTTCCACGCCCGCACCGGGCCCGTGCACGTCCCGACCGAGGTCAGCGATGCCATCACCGGCGTGTTCGGGTTGAACAACCACCGTGTGCTCAGGCGCTCGCGCCATTCGGCACAGAGCGCGAAGCCGGACTTCGCAAGCTCGGTGCGACACTGGTTCGTTCCGACCGAGCTCGGCGCCATCTACAAATTCCCCCAGGTCGACGCCAGCAAGCAATGCATCGGCCTGCTCGAATTCGGCGGCGGCGTGGAGACCCCCGATGTCGCAGCCTATTTCGCCAAGATCGGCGTTCCCGCGCCATCCGTCGCGGTCATCGCGGTCGACGGCGTCTCGACCGATCCGGCCGGCGATCCGGATTCGACCGGTGAAGTGATGCTGGACGTCGATGTCGCCGGCGCACTCGGCGGCGGCGCCAAGATCGCGACCTATTTCTCGACCTTCGACGAAAAGGGTCTGGTAGATTGCCTCGCCAAGGTCGTCAGCGACTCCGACAACGATCCCTCCGTCGTCTCGATCAGCTGGGGCTGGGACGAGAACCAGTCCTTCAACAATGCCGGCGTGATCTGGTCACCCGCGGCGATCGACCATTGCAACCACAGCTTCCTGGCCGCGGCCCATCTCGGCATCACATTCTGCGTTTCCACCGGCGACGACGGCTCGGAAGCGCAGATGCAGGACGGTCGGGCGCATGTGAACTTCCCCGCAACCAGCCCCTACGTGCTGGCGGTGGGCGGAACGTCGTTGCACGCGCGCGCGAACGCCAAGAAGCAGGTGCAGATCACCGAAACCGTCTGGAACGACGGACCGGGAAGCGGCACCGGCGGCGGCGTCAGCGACATCACGCCGGCTCCGAGCTGGCAGAAAGGCATCGTGCCGAAGTCGATCAATCCCGGGCATTTTGCCGGACGCGCGATCCCGGACGTGGCGGCCAATGCCGATCCGGCGACGGGCTATCTGACGATGTCGGGCGGCAAGCTCGGCATCGTCGGCGGCACGAGCGCGTCCGCGCCGCTCTGGGCGAGCCTGGTCGCCCGGATCAACGCCGCCAACGGTGCACGGTCCGGCAACTTCAATGCCCTGCTCTACTCCAAATTTGGTCCGGCCGGCGTGCTGCGCGACATCACCGTCGGCAACAATGACACCGACGGTCTGCTCGGCGGACAATTCAAGGCAGGGCCGGGATGGGATGCCTGCACCGGCTGGGGCGTGCCGGATGGCGGCAAGCTTCTCGCGGCGTTGCAGGGCGGCCCGACTAGCTAG
- a CDS encoding alpha-ketoglutarate-dependent dioxygenase AlkB gives MTQLGLFAEPEAGPAGLRHTDNFIDTATEQELIGRIAALPLQRFQFGAFEGNRRVAWFGHQYDYAQQRLTEAAPIPDWVTPVARQVEAWAGLDEGSVRQVLCTEYDAGVGIGWHRDKPHFDKVFGLSLGSACKFRFRHRRGDAWQRHTLAALPRSLYLMDGEARSQWEHSIPPVEARRYSITFRTMKRP, from the coding sequence ATGACGCAGCTTGGTCTGTTCGCCGAGCCGGAGGCAGGGCCCGCTGGTCTTCGCCATACGGACAATTTTATCGACACCGCCACCGAGCAGGAGCTGATCGGCCGCATCGCAGCATTGCCGCTGCAACGCTTCCAGTTCGGCGCCTTCGAGGGCAACCGGCGCGTGGCGTGGTTCGGCCATCAATACGACTATGCGCAGCAGCGGCTGACCGAGGCCGCGCCAATCCCGGACTGGGTCACGCCCGTCGCGCGTCAAGTCGAGGCATGGGCGGGGCTGGACGAGGGCAGCGTGCGGCAGGTGCTGTGCACCGAATATGACGCCGGCGTCGGCATCGGCTGGCATCGCGACAAGCCGCACTTCGACAAGGTCTTCGGCCTGTCGCTGGGCTCGGCTTGCAAATTCCGCTTCCGCCACCGCCGCGGCGACGCATGGCAGCGCCACACGCTCGCGGCCCTGCCGCGCTCGCTGTACCTGATGGACGGCGAGGCGCGATCGCAATGGGAGCACAGCATCCCGCCGGTCGAGGCGCGCCGCTATTCCATCACCTTCCGGACGATGAAGCGGCCCTGA
- a CDS encoding glycoside hydrolase family 3 N-terminal domain-containing protein codes for MQFLRRIGLILLWFGAPLVAFAAANKNDPYLLPLRGVGNIALSLASITIAILLLRRGRWHSLAGKLLLMLWCLPPMLMAVAHLSFELRKHDVLSAGVTEARQLGPHFMIGYSSFPEVARLAEQGLIGGVYVTRHNIRGRSVDELRAEIAALQGKRRAAGLPPLIVAADQEGGIVGHLAPPLTKVPALATLAGLAPDDQQSKAEEFGRIHGRELAGLGVNLNLAPVLDLKPPVRRNRLDFHTLIGQRAIATDPVVVSTIASAYVSGLEASGVGATLKHFPGIGRVRTDTHHFSANLDTPVRELEATDWLPFREVLSHSHSALMVGHITLTAVDPDHAASHSKRLVDGIIRDKWGYQGLVMTDDLVMGAIYQHDVCKAVVEAINAGVDLLLVAYDGAQFYRIFGCALDGSRQGKLDAAMLRASKARLERAFPIELARAASAVRMVEKN; via the coding sequence ATGCAATTCCTCCGTCGTATCGGCCTCATCCTGCTCTGGTTTGGGGCGCCTCTCGTCGCGTTCGCGGCTGCGAACAAGAACGATCCCTATCTGCTTCCGCTGCGCGGCGTCGGAAACATCGCGCTTTCCCTTGCTAGCATCACGATCGCCATCCTGTTGCTTCGCCGCGGGCGCTGGCACAGCCTGGCCGGCAAGCTCCTTCTGATGCTCTGGTGTCTGCCGCCGATGCTGATGGCGGTGGCGCATCTCAGCTTCGAGCTGCGCAAGCACGATGTGCTCAGCGCCGGCGTGACCGAGGCGCGTCAGCTTGGCCCCCATTTCATGATCGGCTATTCCTCCTTTCCCGAGGTCGCGCGCCTCGCCGAGCAGGGGCTGATTGGCGGCGTCTACGTCACCCGGCACAACATCCGTGGCCGGTCGGTCGATGAGTTGCGTGCCGAGATCGCTGCGCTTCAGGGCAAGCGCCGTGCAGCCGGCCTGCCGCCGCTGATTGTCGCCGCGGATCAGGAGGGCGGCATCGTCGGCCATCTCGCGCCGCCGCTGACCAAGGTGCCGGCGCTGGCGACGCTCGCCGGGCTTGCTCCTGACGACCAGCAAAGCAAAGCGGAAGAGTTCGGCCGGATCCACGGCCGCGAGCTCGCCGGCCTTGGCGTCAACCTCAATCTCGCGCCGGTGCTCGATCTCAAGCCGCCCGTTCGGCGCAATCGCCTTGATTTCCATACGCTGATCGGCCAGCGCGCGATTGCCACCGACCCCGTTGTCGTCAGCACGATCGCGAGCGCTTATGTGAGCGGACTGGAGGCCTCCGGCGTCGGCGCGACACTGAAGCATTTTCCAGGCATCGGCCGTGTGCGTACGGACACGCATCATTTCAGCGCCAACCTCGATACGCCGGTCAGGGAGCTGGAGGCCACGGATTGGCTGCCATTCCGCGAGGTGCTGTCGCACTCGCACAGCGCGCTCATGGTCGGCCACATCACACTCACGGCCGTGGATCCCGACCATGCCGCTTCGCATTCGAAGCGCCTCGTCGATGGAATCATCCGCGACAAATGGGGCTACCAGGGCCTGGTGATGACCGACGATCTCGTGATGGGCGCGATCTATCAGCACGACGTCTGCAAGGCCGTGGTCGAGGCGATCAACGCCGGCGTCGATCTGCTGCTCGTCGCCTATGACGGCGCGCAGTTCTATCGGATCTTTGGATGCGCACTCGACGGATCGCGGCAGGGCAAGCTTGATGCAGCGATGCTCCGCGCAAGCAAGGCACGGCTGGAGCGGGCCTTTCCGATCGAGCTGGCGCGCGCGGCTTCAGCCGTTCGCATGGTCGAGAAGAATTAG
- a CDS encoding patatin-like phospholipase family protein: protein MEDPMVKRAITLGGGGPAAGLHIGVLEALANAGITFDVWALSCIGAWVGIVYNQFDDKVVANKYRAQKTYEFFRDGVFRDDESYKRFPINMVFGPDWGSISKAMVDFVTDANTYKHLWDPQAMAIAVEKTMSLWFPQHSGTGCGGRFTIPDEGDRNRWILNQVLAPNPFVRYVTSMMYLSHVTGLSRINYPQSQFMKGINFDELNKPEKPFIFHNAWNLDAHKLALFSNRDFAQTRKAKHIEYNVPITASSLCACSALPFVEETVEIDQVTYCEGALIDTVNFESLIQEHHKPDDELDEIWVSRIVDAKQVRKPKNLHDGLANLCQLFAATVGEDDVKLFKYHVRCDGKKDSRWQGTVVEIHVPGHINFKWNHSNLRGGRKLGKAAAEQAIAAYYDHQNLPPHPGPHFINEDPAKEHANEWREVQGTYQDCRQEFDA, encoded by the coding sequence ATGGAGGATCCGATGGTGAAGAGAGCGATCACGCTTGGCGGTGGGGGCCCGGCAGCAGGGCTGCATATCGGTGTTTTGGAAGCCCTCGCCAACGCGGGAATAACCTTCGACGTGTGGGCATTGTCCTGCATCGGCGCCTGGGTCGGGATCGTCTATAACCAGTTCGATGATAAAGTCGTTGCGAATAAATACAGGGCGCAAAAGACCTATGAATTCTTCAGGGATGGCGTATTTCGCGACGACGAAAGCTACAAGCGCTTTCCCATCAACATGGTGTTCGGCCCGGATTGGGGAAGCATCAGCAAGGCTATGGTCGACTTCGTCACAGATGCCAATACCTATAAGCATTTGTGGGATCCGCAGGCGATGGCGATTGCCGTCGAGAAAACCATGTCGCTCTGGTTCCCTCAACACTCTGGCACGGGCTGCGGCGGGAGGTTCACGATCCCGGACGAGGGCGACAGAAATAGATGGATCCTCAATCAGGTGCTGGCACCCAATCCGTTCGTTCGCTACGTCACGTCGATGATGTATCTGTCCCATGTCACTGGCCTCTCCAGAATCAACTATCCGCAGAGCCAATTCATGAAGGGCATCAATTTCGACGAGTTAAACAAGCCCGAAAAGCCGTTCATATTTCACAACGCCTGGAATCTTGATGCTCACAAGCTCGCGCTGTTTTCCAACCGCGACTTTGCTCAGACTCGGAAGGCGAAGCACATTGAGTACAACGTGCCTATCACTGCATCCAGTTTGTGCGCGTGTTCAGCCCTTCCCTTCGTCGAAGAAACGGTAGAGATCGACCAGGTTACATACTGCGAGGGAGCGCTGATCGACACGGTCAACTTCGAGAGCCTGATCCAGGAGCACCATAAGCCGGACGATGAACTCGACGAAATATGGGTGAGCCGGATCGTTGATGCGAAGCAAGTCCGCAAACCGAAAAACCTTCATGATGGCTTGGCAAATCTCTGCCAATTGTTCGCAGCGACCGTTGGCGAAGACGACGTCAAGCTCTTCAAATACCACGTCCGGTGCGACGGGAAAAAGGACAGTCGGTGGCAAGGCACCGTCGTGGAGATTCATGTGCCGGGGCACATCAATTTCAAATGGAATCACAGCAACCTGCGCGGTGGACGCAAGTTGGGGAAAGCCGCCGCGGAACAAGCGATCGCCGCATACTACGACCACCAAAATCTTCCGCCGCATCCCGGGCCGCATTTCATCAACGAGGATCCCGCGAAAGAGCATGCGAACGAATGGCGAGAGGTGCAAGGTACCTATCAGGACTGTCGCCAGGAGTTCGATGCTTGA
- a CDS encoding DUF4173 domain-containing protein, which produces MTSLASTIAADIQPIRRSAIPAKVGLALALAALADWLFYGERIGLSLSLFAIAIAVVSMLFNHDTLDLRRALTGAAIFVAGLVPAVEELNPLSSLILVAALLMSLLLATNPETTGFAERARALRNFVLLGPFRFFPDVLQVFNMSAFTRGIALWLLPAALGTVFVALFAAANPVIEQWVSLLNPKIILDYVSIPRVLFWIMMLALVWPFIHLRWRRRKVVTTDVDDVPMPPPLPPMVSAEFLGPSTILRSLILFNLLFAAQSILDGLYLWGHVALPADMTYAAYAHRGAYPLIATALLAAAFVLVAMRPGGPAERSTVIRPLVYLWVGQNVLLVASSILRLDLYVDIYMLTYWRIAAFIWMGLVALGLILIVARIALDRSNRWLVGVNLIALTIVLYSCSLVNFDAFIADYNVAHSREVAGRGMSIDVNYLSQLGPQALPAIAKLLPFRSDYTLVGCQDRLVEAQRLDLAWRAWGLRSWRLQRWLDAQAKSSTNNGQPAG; this is translated from the coding sequence ATGACGAGCCTGGCTTCGACGATCGCCGCCGACATCCAGCCAATCAGGCGTTCCGCCATTCCGGCCAAGGTCGGCCTTGCGCTGGCGCTGGCCGCGCTCGCGGACTGGCTGTTTTATGGCGAGCGGATCGGCCTGTCGCTCTCACTCTTTGCGATCGCAATCGCGGTGGTGTCGATGCTGTTCAATCACGACACGCTGGACCTGCGTCGCGCTTTAACAGGCGCAGCGATTTTCGTCGCAGGCCTCGTGCCGGCCGTCGAGGAGCTCAACCCGCTGTCGTCCCTGATCCTTGTCGCTGCATTGCTCATGTCGCTTCTGCTCGCGACCAATCCGGAGACGACCGGGTTTGCCGAGCGCGCCCGTGCGCTGCGCAACTTCGTCCTGCTTGGCCCATTCAGGTTCTTCCCCGATGTCCTTCAGGTCTTCAACATGTCGGCGTTCACGCGCGGCATCGCGCTCTGGCTGCTGCCGGCGGCGCTCGGCACCGTCTTCGTCGCCCTGTTCGCCGCGGCCAATCCGGTGATCGAGCAGTGGGTGTCCCTGCTCAATCCAAAGATCATCCTCGACTATGTCAGCATCCCGCGCGTGCTGTTCTGGATCATGATGCTGGCGTTGGTCTGGCCGTTCATCCACTTGCGCTGGCGACGCAGGAAGGTCGTCACCACCGATGTCGACGATGTTCCCATGCCACCGCCACTGCCGCCCATGGTCTCGGCCGAATTCCTCGGCCCCTCCACGATCCTGCGCTCGCTGATCCTGTTCAATCTGCTATTTGCGGCGCAATCGATTCTCGATGGCCTCTATCTCTGGGGTCACGTGGCCTTGCCCGCCGACATGACCTACGCGGCCTACGCCCATCGCGGCGCCTATCCGCTGATCGCGACCGCATTGCTCGCCGCCGCCTTCGTGCTGGTCGCAATGCGTCCGGGCGGACCGGCTGAGAGGTCGACGGTGATCCGCCCGCTGGTTTATCTCTGGGTCGGGCAGAACGTCCTTCTGGTCGCCTCCTCCATCCTCCGCCTCGACCTTTATGTCGACATCTACATGCTGACTTACTGGCGCATCGCGGCCTTCATCTGGATGGGGCTGGTGGCGCTGGGGCTGATCCTGATCGTGGCGCGGATCGCACTCGACAGGTCCAACCGATGGCTTGTCGGCGTCAACCTGATCGCGTTAACGATCGTGTTGTATAGCTGTTCGCTGGTGAACTTTGATGCGTTCATCGCCGACTACAATGTTGCGCACAGCCGGGAAGTCGCGGGCAGAGGCATGTCGATCGACGTCAACTATCTTTCACAACTTGGACCACAAGCCTTACCCGCGATCGCGAAGCTATTGCCGTTTCGCTCCGATTATACTCTTGTCGGATGCCAGGACCGGCTTGTAGAAGCACAGCGCCTGGACTTGGCCTGGCGGGCCTGGGGTCTTCGCAGTTGGCGCCTGCAACGCTGGCTGGATGCGCAGGCCAAGAGCTCGACCAACAATGGTCAGCCTGCAGGTTGA
- a CDS encoding response regulator transcription factor, with product MAHRILIVDDEGHIREVIRVALRKAGMDVIEARDGKEGLLRFAADKPDLIVLDIGMPEFDGLDVCREVRKTSDVPILFLSARDEEIDRVLGLEIGGDDYVTKPFSPRELVARVNVILRRLTPRNGEAKSGPAALSQGGLLIDPEQHVATFAGTPLKLTAIEFGILRAFLTRPTSVFNREQLMRAAYQLNIQVSDRTIDSHIRNIRAKLAAASCDNVIETIHGVGFKLGRCETEA from the coding sequence TTGGCGCATCGCATTCTCATCGTCGACGACGAGGGCCACATCCGCGAGGTCATCCGCGTCGCCTTGAGGAAGGCCGGCATGGACGTGATCGAAGCACGCGACGGCAAGGAGGGACTTCTCCGCTTTGCCGCCGACAAGCCCGATCTGATCGTGCTCGACATCGGCATGCCGGAGTTCGACGGTCTCGATGTCTGCCGCGAGGTTCGCAAGACGTCCGACGTGCCGATCCTGTTCCTGTCGGCGCGCGACGAGGAGATCGATCGCGTGCTCGGCCTCGAAATCGGCGGCGACGACTACGTGACAAAGCCGTTCAGCCCGCGCGAGCTGGTGGCGCGGGTCAACGTCATCCTGCGCCGCCTCACGCCCCGCAACGGCGAGGCCAAGTCCGGCCCCGCCGCCCTGTCGCAAGGCGGCCTGCTGATCGATCCCGAGCAGCATGTCGCAACCTTCGCCGGCACACCGCTGAAGCTGACCGCCATCGAGTTCGGCATTCTGCGCGCGTTCCTGACCCGACCGACCTCGGTGTTCAACCGCGAACAGCTGATGCGCGCGGCCTATCAGCTCAACATCCAGGTCTCCGACCGCACCATCGACAGCCACATCCGCAACATCCGCGCCAAGCTCGCAGCGGCTTCCTGCGACAACGTGATCGAGACCATCCACGGCGTCGGCTTCAAGCTCGGCCGCTGTGAGACAGAGGCATGA